From the Bacteroidia bacterium genome, one window contains:
- a CDS encoding contractile injection system tape measure protein, whose product MTAARNTHRIDSANVSVHLNDVVQDVDSEALRRWTIQVLLEELDVAATDLCPPDQWYVLPTFSVVIDIHGEDFLRDAPSLRMLLRDALRTRLLEQLDSAGGRSEIVYYSAIVLEYLATGTLSAARRGTRLHTALNFFIEHLSAMDQGQHASVIEVLRQPDAYTRFLRHIGNAPLYELLHLYSGGSPELWRLVVRALPPVLRKHPSVFRMAEHDEILRYIFAVLSGMETPQTAGMQEILRRVLAMLRSDRRDAGKYVPVVSYEVMADMAEALSAAGLAADSETVAVLFSLSPAEVSSPDDEIAPRPGDLPPSPLLIENAGIVLLAPFLQTFLASVDGLDHRGNLRAPERLPIFLHYLATGERVAEEWQLTVHKILAGLDTNALCDTELLISEEEVLLTSDLLHSVIGLWDKLQGTSIAGLRETFLQRPGTLSPQSPHWRLRVHEEAVDILLQFVPWPFHTVRLPWMNGILLVDW is encoded by the coding sequence ATGACGGCAGCACGAAACACACATAGAATCGACTCGGCAAACGTCAGCGTTCACCTGAACGACGTTGTGCAGGATGTGGACAGCGAGGCGCTTCGGCGCTGGACCATACAGGTGTTGCTCGAGGAACTGGATGTTGCCGCGACAGATCTCTGTCCTCCCGACCAGTGGTATGTCCTTCCGACGTTTTCCGTTGTGATCGATATACACGGAGAGGACTTCCTGCGGGATGCGCCATCATTGCGCATGCTTCTGCGCGATGCGCTGCGCACGCGGCTGCTCGAACAGCTGGACAGCGCGGGAGGGCGATCCGAGATCGTGTACTACAGCGCCATCGTGCTGGAGTATCTCGCGACCGGCACCCTGAGTGCCGCGAGGCGAGGGACACGTTTGCACACGGCGCTGAACTTTTTCATCGAACATCTGAGCGCGATGGATCAAGGGCAACACGCGAGCGTTATTGAGGTGCTCCGGCAACCGGATGCCTACACGCGCTTCTTGCGTCACATCGGGAACGCTCCCCTGTACGAATTGCTCCATCTGTACAGCGGCGGCTCACCCGAGCTATGGCGCCTCGTCGTGCGGGCATTGCCGCCGGTACTACGGAAACATCCGTCGGTTTTTCGGATGGCGGAACATGATGAAATCCTCCGATATATCTTTGCTGTTCTCTCGGGTATGGAAACCCCGCAGACAGCGGGCATGCAAGAAATTCTCCGACGCGTACTGGCGATGCTGCGTTCCGACCGCCGCGACGCGGGGAAGTATGTCCCCGTTGTTTCGTACGAGGTGATGGCGGACATGGCGGAGGCGCTTTCGGCCGCCGGCCTGGCCGCGGATAGCGAAACCGTCGCGGTGCTGTTCTCTCTCTCACCCGCGGAGGTTTCGTCGCCTGACGACGAGATCGCGCCGCGACCCGGCGACCTGCCGCCATCACCTTTGTTGATAGAAAACGCCGGCATCGTTCTGCTCGCTCCCTTTCTGCAGACGTTTCTTGCTTCGGTGGACGGGCTCGACCACCGAGGTAATCTCCGCGCTCCGGAGCGTCTCCCGATATTCCTGCATTATCTCGCGACGGGGGAGCGCGTCGCCGAGGAATGGCAACTCACCGTGCACAAGATCCTCGCGGGTCTCGATACGAACGCTCTGTGCGACACCGAATTGTTGATCAGCGAGGAGGAGGTACTGCTCACGAGCGATCTGCTGCATTCCGTCATCGGCTTGTGGGATAAACTACAGGGGACCAGCATCGCAGGCCTGCGTGAGACCTTTCTGCAGCGTCCGGGCACACTGTCGCCGCAATCTCCGCATTGGCGTCTCCGCGTGCATGAGGAGGCAGTGGATATACTCCTCCAGTTTGTACCCTGGCCGTTTCACACCGTCCGACTGCCGTGGATGAACGGCATACTGTTGGTGGACTGGTAA
- a CDS encoding PKD domain-containing protein, with protein MPTADITVTAVPTAVNAFAFAANASFAQSLQWNFGDGTTSTEEKPVHVYQQPGTFAVTLTLVNGPCTQTATATVTVQPQQPQLRCRLLAEWQKAFATFDAQNDRLMTTFRAAFQPYPDVRRIFLEFMPTILTDTPDVQLQKLVAALPVQKIMEWLRLLQGMITGTATASTRHLALELFRILNGVLMFYACVQKGDMHQDPVPTQNAFEFILEAITAWPNVQPALRAQDRAAIKRLAEDYADEHTRISGEQPTKRRYIGMLDKLRATAAGIG; from the coding sequence ATGCCGACGGCGGACATCACTGTGACCGCGGTGCCCACCGCGGTGAACGCCTTCGCCTTTGCCGCGAATGCCTCCTTCGCGCAGTCCCTGCAATGGAATTTCGGTGATGGGACGACCTCCACAGAAGAGAAGCCCGTTCATGTGTATCAGCAGCCGGGCACCTTTGCGGTCACATTGACGCTGGTCAACGGCCCCTGCACGCAAACAGCGACGGCCACGGTAACCGTTCAGCCGCAGCAGCCGCAGCTGCGATGCCGCCTCCTCGCCGAATGGCAGAAGGCGTTTGCGACCTTCGACGCACAGAATGACCGGCTCATGACCACGTTCCGCGCGGCCTTCCAACCGTATCCGGATGTGCGGCGGATTTTCCTGGAATTTATGCCGACGATACTCACGGACACGCCCGACGTCCAACTGCAAAAACTCGTTGCGGCCCTGCCCGTACAGAAAATCATGGAATGGTTGCGCTTGCTTCAGGGCATGATCACGGGCACGGCGACCGCAAGCACGCGTCATCTCGCGCTCGAGCTGTTCCGCATACTGAACGGGGTGCTCATGTTCTACGCCTGCGTGCAAAAGGGTGACATGCATCAGGATCCTGTGCCGACGCAGAACGCCTTCGAATTCATCCTGGAGGCGATCACCGCCTGGCCCAATGTGCAGCCGGCGTTGCGTGCTCAGGATAGGGCCGCGATCAAGCGCCTCGCCGAGGACTATGCCGACGAGCACACACGCATCAGCGGCGAACAGCCGACGAAACGGCGCTATATCGGCATGCTCGACAAACTCCGTGCCACCGCGGCGGGTATCGGATGA
- a CDS encoding DUF4157 domain-containing protein yields the protein MFASAEKTLKPAAQLQRRQDSAPFFAAKAGEQVTASGSFFAPTAVQPKLTVSTPGDTHEREADAMADSVMRMPAPPQRAAPLSGHASVEAPGIDRAAQDHDDDHDTAYPLPVVQRLQDREEEEPLQTKRSNLVQRETGKEEEEEPVQAKHSTALQRQGEQEEEEEVQAKRCDVLKRSGPEVMDEKEKEGSNIGVQPYRPGINRGMHASDIILRSGRGPPRVRDTFEHTLHGTSASGDALPDHTRSFMEQRFGADFSGVRVHTDTRAQEMNRDIHAHAFTWGNHIYFNSGRYDTESHAGKTLLAHELTHTIQQGASPAYPSSVQRYTPVRGATLVHRQAVVPQLDHAVTLAQGEQGKVIANKEGPDGYRVGWERLLEYFKTTFGEDKIVSNASGVRGTVWEQHIKKKSEVMGQIPNQSDPNEKELRDAMPSWCGIFVFWSLNKSGVPMPKWRLGEPMFPPESAYPPGYLPKPGDIAYRQKRSHYGIVVKSEGGMITSVNGNTAGTDNLGGEVQEQTHSPDQWDGFFNPLAVMEGNLRDPAHGDADTEPRSLRELRKEKFGAQRKHSDEEQIEENGPDVDAKHDLSVWSVTESGDLQRTRDSGESEKKEEDEEMQRFAGASVHENAFASDAEEDDHAPANAPDAVALPLQRSSLTPTAGRAVQASWLGDAWDAVSNVVSEAAEFIEQGIDAAKEWLLEKVRDFVIGIPGYTLLRIILEYDPITGERVTRTGDTVLSAVLDLLPVGGELVRSVLDYFNATVPVSTWLLGSIVSLVTLIESVAGRFERFWDGLSIDDVGDPDGVITRIADLFKGVVTDVVDFAVDCGETFLTMVKDIAIVNVTSFVRNHFPNAFELLCVVLGENPITGETVPLTGANILNAGLAVLGERGAQIKGQMLENGIFQRCAAWIDRAISVVTDTVSDIGNAFTEIWDELSFESLFHPIDTFLMIAGKFERPVTRVVDFITDAMLELLKILKEVLLDKLSKFASETRGYFLICVILGKDVFTGKTVPRNAENLIRGFMSLMDGGEEQFRQLKESGAIDRTTQKIMAAIKRLNFTWAYITGLFTELWNSLDWTAFLNPLAAFARIVATFAQPVRRLVAFIIEIVKIVVEVLLVVMSFPIDVVNQLIARVLTVFDSIKRDPIGFLKNLLKAIKQGFIQFFDNILKHLLSGLADWFFHQLGDLGIQKPPDLSFKSILNLIMQILGISLRQIMDKVWKKLAEKIGQDKVDRIKGMIDKLEGVWKFIRDVMERGPIAIWEYIQEKLSNLWTIVLDAAKNWIMTKIIEAVVTKLLSMLDPTGIMAVINSVIAIYRAIQSFIEYIREMLNILNSFVQGVAEIATGNIKVAADFLERTMARAIPIIIGFLANQVGLGKIGQKIAEIIGAIREKVDAAVDWLIDKAIAAGGKLLEMLKTAGQKVVAAFRKWLGLEKRFAANGEQHRLYFTGSEENAVLTVASNPTPYSSFIESVKVDEKKEKEKATAKKEALAIAAAIDKKRREKLEGDTDEKKEESKKKKIEEVEKLLEQLAPITVTLFGSTAEVDKSEIKHTPDSAGPTTFGTFARGYKLAKGKFEQGSTPTAAKHNIYDVLDQRRMAGGASYYVRGHLLNEHLGGKGVWNNLTPLSRDGNHKHEEQVESLTKAAVDSGAIVEYTIAPQYAARPDAASLKKDIDAANDPDAATKKAIIDAEDSVPHSMLCASYILEKKGNEFVRKQPIAEKDVPNPISRTVKDYDLAGGQKPPVVYLEDALKDPSIVLNLGEVDAVTAQAIVDAYKAKKTRFVSWEALANAAFGGDEPIPANLDEARKKEAEEEAKVRKEARTRLEAVKNNARIKLYRVGAGEAA from the coding sequence ATGTTCGCCTCCGCCGAAAAAACGCTCAAACCCGCGGCACAGCTGCAGCGCCGTCAGGACAGCGCACCGTTTTTCGCGGCGAAAGCGGGGGAGCAGGTCACAGCAAGCGGATCGTTTTTCGCACCGACAGCGGTGCAGCCCAAACTCACCGTCAGCACGCCCGGCGATACACACGAACGTGAAGCCGACGCCATGGCCGACAGCGTGATGCGCATGCCCGCCCCGCCTCAGCGGGCAGCGCCGCTGTCCGGCCATGCGTCGGTTGAAGCACCCGGTATCGACCGCGCAGCGCAGGATCATGACGATGATCACGACACAGCGTATCCGCTTCCGGTGGTGCAGCGCCTGCAGGACAGGGAAGAGGAAGAACCGCTCCAGACAAAGCGGAGCAATCTCGTCCAGCGTGAGACCGGCAAGGAAGAAGAAGAAGAACCTGTTCAGGCAAAGCATAGCACAGCCCTGCAGCGGCAGGGAGAACAGGAAGAAGAGGAGGAGGTGCAGGCCAAACGCTGCGATGTGCTCAAGCGCAGTGGGCCGGAGGTAATGGATGAAAAAGAGAAGGAAGGGTCCAATATCGGCGTGCAGCCCTATCGCCCGGGCATCAACCGGGGGATGCACGCTTCGGATATCATCCTGCGGAGCGGCCGTGGCCCTCCGCGCGTGCGGGACACATTTGAACACACGCTGCACGGAACCTCCGCGAGCGGGGATGCGCTTCCCGATCATACACGCAGTTTCATGGAGCAGCGCTTCGGAGCCGATTTTTCGGGTGTCCGTGTGCATACCGACACGCGTGCCCAGGAAATGAACAGGGATATTCATGCCCATGCGTTTACGTGGGGCAACCATATCTATTTCAACAGCGGCCGCTACGACACCGAAAGCCATGCCGGGAAAACGCTTCTCGCGCACGAACTGACGCACACAATACAACAGGGCGCCAGTCCCGCGTATCCGTCTTCCGTGCAACGCTATACGCCGGTGCGGGGAGCAACACTCGTACACCGCCAGGCCGTCGTGCCGCAACTCGATCACGCCGTCACTCTTGCACAGGGTGAGCAGGGGAAGGTGATCGCGAACAAGGAAGGACCCGACGGCTATCGTGTCGGCTGGGAACGCCTGCTCGAGTATTTCAAAACCACCTTTGGCGAGGATAAAATCGTAAGCAATGCCAGCGGTGTGCGCGGCACAGTGTGGGAGCAGCATATAAAAAAGAAATCCGAAGTGATGGGACAAATTCCCAATCAGTCGGACCCCAATGAAAAGGAACTCCGCGACGCCATGCCGAGCTGGTGCGGCATCTTCGTGTTCTGGAGTCTGAACAAATCCGGCGTGCCCATGCCCAAGTGGCGTCTGGGCGAACCCATGTTCCCGCCGGAATCCGCCTACCCTCCGGGGTATCTGCCCAAGCCGGGCGACATCGCGTACAGACAGAAGCGCTCGCATTACGGCATCGTCGTGAAAAGCGAAGGCGGCATGATCACATCGGTCAACGGCAATACCGCCGGGACCGACAACCTCGGCGGTGAAGTGCAGGAACAGACGCACAGTCCGGATCAGTGGGACGGGTTCTTCAATCCCCTCGCCGTGATGGAAGGAAATCTCCGCGATCCCGCGCATGGCGATGCCGACACCGAGCCGCGCTCACTGCGCGAATTGCGCAAGGAAAAATTCGGGGCCCAGAGAAAGCACAGCGACGAGGAGCAGATCGAAGAGAATGGGCCGGACGTCGATGCGAAGCACGACCTGAGCGTCTGGAGTGTCACCGAATCGGGGGACCTGCAGCGCACACGTGACAGCGGTGAAAGCGAGAAGAAAGAAGAAGATGAGGAAATGCAGCGCTTCGCGGGAGCGAGCGTGCACGAGAACGCCTTCGCCTCCGACGCCGAGGAGGACGATCATGCGCCCGCCAACGCACCCGATGCAGTTGCGCTTCCGCTCCAACGTTCTTCACTGACGCCCACCGCCGGCCGCGCAGTGCAGGCATCGTGGCTGGGGGATGCCTGGGATGCCGTCAGCAACGTCGTGAGCGAGGCCGCCGAATTCATCGAACAGGGTATTGACGCCGCAAAGGAGTGGTTGCTCGAAAAAGTCCGGGATTTCGTGATCGGTATTCCCGGTTATACGCTGCTCCGTATCATCCTCGAATACGATCCCATCACCGGCGAGCGCGTCACGCGCACCGGCGACACTGTGCTCTCCGCCGTGCTGGACCTCCTGCCCGTGGGAGGCGAACTCGTGCGCAGCGTGCTGGACTATTTCAACGCCACCGTGCCCGTCTCCACCTGGCTGCTGGGAAGCATCGTCTCGCTCGTCACTCTCATCGAAAGCGTGGCGGGTCGCTTCGAGCGCTTCTGGGACGGTCTGAGCATAGACGATGTCGGCGATCCCGACGGCGTGATCACACGCATCGCGGATCTGTTCAAGGGCGTGGTGACCGATGTGGTGGATTTCGCGGTGGACTGCGGCGAGACCTTCCTCACCATGGTCAAAGACATCGCCATCGTGAACGTCACGTCCTTCGTCCGCAATCACTTCCCCAACGCCTTCGAATTGCTCTGCGTGGTGCTGGGCGAGAATCCCATCACCGGCGAAACCGTGCCGCTCACCGGCGCAAACATCCTCAATGCGGGACTTGCCGTGCTGGGCGAGCGCGGTGCGCAGATCAAAGGACAGATGCTGGAGAACGGCATCTTCCAACGTTGCGCGGCATGGATTGACCGGGCGATTTCCGTCGTAACGGACACCGTTTCCGACATCGGCAACGCCTTCACGGAGATATGGGACGAGCTGAGCTTCGAGTCGCTCTTCCATCCCATCGACACCTTCCTCATGATCGCGGGCAAGTTCGAACGTCCGGTAACGCGTGTCGTGGATTTCATCACCGATGCGATGCTCGAATTGCTGAAGATTCTCAAGGAAGTGCTGCTCGACAAGCTGTCGAAATTCGCCAGTGAAACCCGCGGCTATTTCCTCATTTGCGTGATTCTCGGTAAGGATGTGTTCACCGGCAAGACGGTGCCGCGCAACGCGGAGAATCTCATCCGCGGTTTCATGAGTCTGATGGATGGCGGCGAGGAGCAATTCCGCCAGCTCAAGGAGAGCGGCGCCATAGATCGCACAACACAGAAAATCATGGCGGCCATCAAGCGATTGAATTTCACCTGGGCCTATATCACCGGATTGTTCACCGAATTGTGGAATTCCCTGGATTGGACGGCCTTCCTCAATCCGCTGGCCGCCTTCGCGCGCATCGTTGCCACCTTCGCGCAGCCCGTCCGGCGCCTCGTGGCCTTTATCATCGAGATCGTCAAGATCGTGGTCGAGGTGCTGCTCGTCGTCATGAGTTTCCCGATCGATGTCGTCAATCAGCTCATCGCCCGCGTGCTCACGGTGTTCGACAGCATCAAGCGCGACCCGATCGGTTTCCTCAAGAATCTGCTCAAGGCCATCAAACAGGGCTTCATACAGTTCTTCGACAATATCCTCAAACATCTCCTCAGCGGACTCGCGGACTGGTTTTTCCATCAGCTCGGCGATCTCGGCATACAGAAACCACCGGATCTGAGCTTCAAGAGCATACTCAACCTCATCATGCAGATTCTCGGCATCTCCCTGCGCCAGATCATGGACAAGGTCTGGAAAAAGCTCGCGGAGAAAATCGGCCAGGACAAGGTGGACCGGATCAAAGGCATGATAGACAAGCTCGAAGGGGTATGGAAATTCATCCGCGATGTGATGGAGCGCGGCCCCATCGCCATCTGGGAATACATACAGGAGAAGCTCAGCAACCTCTGGACCATTGTGCTCGACGCCGCGAAAAACTGGATAATGACCAAGATCATCGAAGCCGTCGTCACCAAGCTTCTGAGCATGCTCGATCCCACCGGCATCATGGCCGTGATCAACAGCGTCATCGCGATCTACCGCGCCATACAGTCGTTTATCGAGTACATTCGGGAGATGTTGAACATCCTGAACTCCTTCGTGCAGGGGGTGGCCGAAATCGCCACCGGCAATATCAAAGTGGCCGCGGATTTCCTCGAACGCACCATGGCGCGCGCCATTCCCATCATCATCGGCTTCCTGGCCAATCAGGTCGGGCTCGGGAAAATCGGACAGAAGATCGCCGAAATCATCGGCGCCATACGCGAGAAGGTGGACGCCGCCGTGGATTGGCTCATCGACAAAGCCATTGCCGCCGGTGGTAAACTGTTGGAAATGCTCAAAACCGCGGGCCAGAAAGTCGTTGCCGCATTCAGGAAATGGCTGGGCCTTGAAAAGCGCTTTGCGGCGAATGGCGAACAGCATCGTCTGTATTTCACCGGGTCAGAGGAAAACGCCGTACTCACCGTCGCAAGCAATCCCACGCCCTACAGCTCCTTCATCGAAAGTGTGAAAGTGGATGAGAAGAAGGAAAAAGAGAAGGCGACCGCGAAGAAGGAGGCGCTTGCCATCGCCGCAGCAATCGACAAAAAACGTCGTGAAAAGCTGGAGGGTGATACCGACGAGAAAAAGGAGGAGAGCAAGAAGAAAAAAATTGAAGAGGTGGAAAAACTCCTCGAACAGCTCGCCCCCATCACGGTCACCCTTTTCGGTTCCACCGCAGAGGTGGACAAGTCCGAAATCAAGCACACACCGGACAGTGCCGGCCCCACGACCTTCGGGACCTTTGCGCGCGGATACAAGCTCGCGAAAGGCAAGTTCGAGCAGGGCTCCACGCCCACCGCTGCGAAGCACAACATCTACGATGTGCTCGATCAGCGCAGAATGGCGGGTGGAGCAAGCTATTACGTGCGCGGGCATTTGCTCAACGAACATCTCGGCGGGAAGGGCGTCTGGAATAATCTGACGCCGCTCTCCCGCGACGGGAATCACAAGCACGAGGAACAGGTGGAGTCTCTCACCAAGGCCGCCGTTGATTCCGGTGCGATTGTCGAGTACACCATTGCGCCGCAATACGCCGCGCGTCCCGACGCCGCCTCCCTGAAAAAGGATATCGATGCGGCGAACGACCCCGACGCCGCGACCAAGAAAGCCATCATCGACGCCGAGGATTCCGTCCCCCACTCCATGCTGTGCGCATCGTATATCCTGGAGAAAAAAGGCAACGAGTTCGTCCGAAAACAGCCTATTGCGGAAAAAGACGTCCCCAATCCCATCAGCCGCACCGTCAAGGATTACGACCTCGCCGGCGGACAGAAGCCGCCCGTGGTGTATCTGGAAGACGCGCTCAAGGATCCCTCCATCGTGCTCAATCTGGGCGAAGTGGATGCCGTGACCGCCCAGGCAATCGTGGATGCCTACAAAGCGAAGAAGACGCGCTTCGTATCCTGGGAAGCACTCGCCAACGCCGCGTTCGGCGGTGACGAGCCCATTCCGGCCAACCTTGACGAGGCCCGGAAGAAGGAAGCGGAGGAAGAGGCGAAGGTGCGCAAGGAGGCGCGGACACGACTCGAGGCGGTGAAGAACAACGCGCGGATCAAGCTGTATCGTGTCGGAGCGGGGGAGGCCGCATGA
- a CDS encoding DUF4157 domain-containing protein: MKPAIKYRARFRRRMAAGARRHTAAMPTPFFQGRQKRGEGESTHDAQRTPRVAVGSETPFFENYVMKLASRGKPLEAGKRDFFERKLGVSLDGIRVHDDHEARRASRDIGAKAFTWKNHVVVNPDWLTAGPDAGQRLLGHELLHAARHRDSGLVLMKAEEDAVPANDAMSDRKEQEAEKEEERMMQPESLPDFSTYGKPSVRTVFGKSITVTGRTDRTFDGGSGTTKNLKGSPAKNCAGCDDCWSITGSLVLTYSVTTTVTLPDVPDGLTKCQQQRVREVIDGKIAPHEQEHVAAFNTYNGTVTLPISYTGCKDGLEAHVQKMHDDHAVAREAAAQAKSDALDPYVVPIDLDCEDK; encoded by the coding sequence ATGAAACCTGCCATCAAATATCGAGCGCGTTTCCGTAGACGTATGGCAGCCGGCGCTCGGCGACACACTGCCGCCATGCCGACGCCATTTTTCCAGGGAAGGCAGAAACGCGGCGAAGGGGAGAGTACGCACGACGCGCAACGGACTCCCCGTGTTGCCGTCGGCAGCGAAACGCCGTTCTTCGAGAATTATGTCATGAAGCTCGCGTCCCGCGGCAAGCCCCTTGAAGCCGGGAAGCGCGATTTCTTCGAACGCAAACTCGGCGTCTCCCTCGACGGCATCCGTGTGCACGACGATCACGAGGCCCGGCGCGCGTCCAGGGACATCGGCGCGAAAGCGTTTACCTGGAAAAACCACGTCGTCGTGAATCCCGATTGGCTCACCGCGGGACCCGATGCCGGGCAGCGCCTGCTCGGACATGAACTTCTGCATGCAGCGCGGCACCGGGACAGTGGTCTCGTCCTCATGAAAGCGGAAGAGGATGCCGTTCCGGCGAACGATGCGATGAGCGACCGCAAGGAACAGGAAGCGGAGAAAGAAGAAGAGCGCATGATGCAGCCGGAGAGTCTGCCCGACTTCAGCACGTACGGCAAGCCCAGCGTACGAACGGTATTCGGCAAGAGCATCACCGTTACCGGAAGAACCGACCGCACATTCGACGGGGGCAGCGGAACAACGAAAAATCTGAAAGGGTCGCCCGCAAAGAACTGCGCCGGCTGCGACGACTGCTGGTCCATCACCGGCTCGCTTGTCCTCACGTACAGCGTCACCACCACCGTCACTCTCCCCGACGTCCCCGACGGTCTCACGAAATGCCAGCAACAGCGCGTCCGCGAAGTCATTGACGGCAAAATCGCCCCGCACGAGCAGGAGCATGTGGCGGCCTTCAACACCTACAACGGCACCGTCACGCTGCCGATCAGCTACACCGGCTGCAAGGACGGACTCGAGGCGCATGTACAGAAAATGCACGACGACCACGCCGTTGCCCGCGAAGCCGCCGCGCAGGCCAAAAGCGACGCCCTCGACCCCTACGTCGTTCCCATAGACCTCGACTGCGAAGACAAGTGA